One window from the genome of Alnus glutinosa chromosome 13, dhAlnGlut1.1, whole genome shotgun sequence encodes:
- the LOC133854002 gene encoding transcription factor MAMYB-like, translated as MEFLDEESRPRFLFQSRPILSSPTNSQSHQKPSKPFFFVTISISSILLLLSLLFLQSEPLKSLLFWVSLSLFLGPFAPASLTGGDVHVGQGPIVVFPPNQEPETLEETNKRVSQKRQKPRRNEGILGVNSVVAVEKDNGFAREEKEGGENGGSGGGFGVEEEKEWTEEDIGVLRKQLAKHLVGKPGRWEVISEAFRGRHKVDSVIKTAKQLGERKVDDGDSYAHFLRKRKPVDKRADAGNGGLDGRVVENGEAMEESGGGGGGEGGVGWSNGEDIALLNALKTFPKEVAMRWEKIAAAVLGKSKAACMKRIAELKRDFRSAKAATKNLTFGCVSIVPVTVDMRPISHMYF; from the coding sequence ATGGAGTTCCTCGACGAAGAGAGCAGGCCCAGGTTCCTCTTCCAGTCTCGCCCAATCCTTTCTTCGCCGACCAATTCACAAAGCCACCAAAAACCCAGTAAGCCATTCTTCTTCGTCACAATTTCTATCTCCTCCATTCTCCTCCTTCTCTCCCTTCTCTTCCTCCAATCAGAACCCTTGAAATCCCTCCTCTTCTGggtctccctctccctcttcctCGGTCCATTTGCCCCCGCTTCCCTCACCGGTGGTGACGTCCACGTCGGTCAAGGCCCAATCGTCGTGTTCCCTCCCAATCAAGAACCCGAAACATTGGAGGAAACCAACAAGCGGGTATCCCAAAAGAGACAGAAACCGCGTAGAAATGAAGGAATTTTGGGTGTGAATTCGGTGGTTGCGGTGGAAAAGGATAATGGGTTTGCGAGAGAAGAGAAGGAGGGTGGGGAAAATGGAGGGAGTGGAGGTGGGTTTGGTgtggaggaagagaaagagtgGACTGAGGAGGATATTGGGGTGTTGAGGAAGCAATTGGCTAAGCATCTGGTGGGGAAGCCGGGGCGGTGGGAGGTGATATCGGAGGCGTTTAGAGGGAGGCATAAGGTTGATAGTGTGATCAAGACGGCGAAACAGTTGGGGGAGAGGAAAGTGGATGATGGGGATTCATATGCCCACTTTTTGAGGAAGAGGAAGCCAGTGGATAAGCGAGCCGATGCTGGGAATGGAGGATTGGATGGCAGAGTGGTGGAGAATGGTGAGGCTATGGAAgagagtggtggtggtggtggtggtgaaggCGGGGTGGGGTGGAGTAATGGGGAGGATATTGCATTGCTTAATGCATTAAAGACGTTTCCTAAAGAGGTGGCGATGAGGTGGGAAAAGATTGCAGCTGCTGTGCTGGGGAAGTCGAAGGCGGCTTGTATGAAGAGAATTGCTGAGTTGAAGAGGGATTTTCGGAGTGCGAAGGCTGCTACAAAAAACCTTACATTTGGATGCGTGTCTatagtaccggttactgtagacatgCGTCCAATTAGCCACATGTATTTTTGA